Proteins from a single region of Spirochaetota bacterium:
- a CDS encoding CDP-alcohol phosphatidyltransferase family protein: protein MPKKKKAARFTGDKKLPMRSFFADAEKRFITFLTPHFPRWIEGYHLTLMTIVWCIGIILCGRLARGTMHWLWLSSLFIALQWFTDCFDGSLGRFRDTGIPKWGFYMDHLLDFVFLVSIFIGYSFLVQGYHVWVLYLLMLTFSGFMINSFLSFAATGEFKITYLGSGPTEMRLFFILLNAALIVFGIGFFKTALPFATVLALVVLTVVIFRTQKYIWNIDMAARKKRSKADHG from the coding sequence ATGCCAAAGAAAAAGAAAGCCGCTCGATTCACCGGCGATAAAAAACTGCCGATGCGCTCCTTCTTTGCCGATGCGGAGAAGCGCTTCATCACCTTCCTCACCCCGCATTTCCCGCGCTGGATAGAAGGCTACCACCTTACGCTCATGACCATCGTCTGGTGCATAGGCATCATACTCTGCGGGAGACTCGCCCGCGGCACCATGCACTGGCTCTGGCTCTCTTCGCTCTTCATCGCGCTCCAGTGGTTCACCGACTGTTTCGACGGCTCGCTCGGCAGGTTCCGCGATACCGGCATACCGAAATGGGGATTCTATATGGATCACCTTCTCGATTTCGTTTTCCTCGTTTCGATCTTCATCGGCTATTCATTCCTGGTGCAGGGATATCATGTCTGGGTATTGTATCTCCTCATGCTCACCTTCTCCGGCTTCATGATAAACTCTTTCCTCTCATTCGCAGCGACGGGGGAATTCAAGATAACCTATCTCGGCTCGGGCCCCACGGAAATGCGGCTCTTCTTCATTCTGCTCAACGCGGCATTGATAGTCTTCGGCATCGGCTTTTTCAAGACAGCGCTGCCGTTCGCAACGGTTCTCGCGCTCGTCGTTCTTACTGTCGTCATTTTCAGAACGCAGAAATATATCTGGAATATCGATATGGCGGCACGCAAAAAACGCTCGAAAGC
- a CDS encoding PIN domain-containing protein yields MCFCKERRFKTHPKESWKMVERHEAEGYISANSIADIFYVTRKSLGGAVAFDVLRLIMRVFRVVGVAADEITSAIDYGMKDFEDALQVVCADKVRAAYFITRDSKGFEKVRKMKVLSPEKFIKDIA; encoded by the coding sequence ATGTGCTTTTGCAAAGAGCGCCGTTTCAAGACGCATCCGAAGGAATCATGGAAAATGGTTGAGCGGCATGAAGCCGAGGGATACATATCCGCAAATTCGATTGCTGATATATTCTATGTAACGAGAAAGAGTCTCGGTGGGGCCGTTGCATTTGATGTATTAAGACTGATCATGCGGGTGTTTCGTGTTGTCGGTGTCGCAGCGGATGAGATAACATCCGCCATTGACTATGGCATGAAGGATTTCGAGGACGCCCTGCAGGTGGTCTGTGCGGATAAAGTACGGGCAGCGTACTTTATCACGAGGGACAGCAAGGGCTTTGAGAAAGTAAGAAAGATGAAAGTACTGTCGCCCGAGAAATTCATAAAAGATATCGCCTGA